The Megalobrama amblycephala isolate DHTTF-2021 linkage group LG20, ASM1881202v1, whole genome shotgun sequence genome includes a window with the following:
- the vkorc1 gene encoding vitamin K epoxide reductase complex subunit 1: MSSSNSTTGVPKWEYSVRFILCFLGLVLSVYALHVELSRENDPEYRAMCDLGHSVSCSKVFTSRWGRGFGLVQIFTSKDSVLNQPNSVLGIIFYMLQLGLGQLVSSRSAFFLVMSSWVSVAGSVYLAAILAFVLGDFCVVCVSTYIINFALLYTNLKRRTGLEGLLKKAKSK; the protein is encoded by the exons ATGTCCTCGAGCAATTCAACTACTGGAGTTCCTAAATGGGAATATAGCGTTCGTTTCATCCTCTGTTTTCTGGGTTTAGTTCTGTCGGTTTACGCGCTACACGTAGAACTTTCCCGGGAGAACGATCCCGAATATCGCGCGATGTGCGACCTGGGCCATTCCGTGAGCTGCTCTAAGGTCTTCACCTCCAG ATGGGGACGTGGATTTGGGCTCGTCCAGATCTTTACTTCCAAAGACAGTGTGTTGAATCAGCCGAACAGTGTGTTGGGAATCATTTTCTATATGCTGCAGCTGGGTTTGG GTCAGCTAGTGTCCAGCCGATCAGCGTTCTTCCTCGTCATGTCCTCTTGGGTGTCAGTGGCCGGATCAGTGTATCTAGCTGCCATTCTTGCGTTCGTCTTGGGTGATTTCTGTGTGGTGTGTGTCTCCACCTACATCATAAACTTTGCACTTCTCTACACAAACCTAAAGAGAAGGACGGGACTGGAGGGACTCCTGAAGAAAGCGAAGAGCAAATAA